DNA from Magnolia sinica isolate HGM2019 chromosome 19, MsV1, whole genome shotgun sequence:
ggtTCTTTCTCTCTCTGTGACTGGCTGAAGCCAACAGAAAAATGGATTCTCTTTCTTGTTCTTGTTGTGCACGGTATAGCAGCAGGTTCCTACAAACAGTCCCTGTTCTTGTTGTACACAGTACAGCAGCAGGTTCTACAAACAGTCCCAACAATATCAACTATATCCATTAATCATACTAGCTCATATTAGAAGGTGAGCCTAAAAAtttgacatttaaaaaaaaattaaaaaaaatcaagttgaccacaccacaagaaacaacacAGATGGTGATGCCTGGATTAGAACCCTTTTTaaagcccaccaaagttttaaatGAGGGTAATACTTTTTGTCATTATATATTATTGTTGGACTCATAccatggacgggttggatgaaatataaacatgatGGAGGGTTGCATGAAAGTTTTAGTGGTGTTTGTCCACATCCCCATTATTTCTTGTAGTATCACCCCCCTGAGTTTTgggttagcctgatttttgggctaacaACCTCCTAACTTTAGCTGGCACAaacaatggatggagtggaggtAACGGAGGCATCACGGTGGCCTCacttagttttttcttttttttcacacTAGTACTGTAGAAAGTTCTCATCCCTGGATCTCCAGCCTCTTTTAGTAGGGTAAACTAATAACATAAAATTCCATAAGAGTAATAATTTTGAATGACAATTGTTATTTGTGGTAGACAAATCACTAGGCTTACACTAGTAAGATGTGGTCTGATAGTGAAATGGTCTCCTTGAGCCAATCAAAATGTTGTAGAATGTAATACACACAGACTCTCTAACTTTGTCCACTATTTCGGCTCATTAGTTGCTAGTTATGAGTTGACTAAACCGATTTTCACACCTTATCATCCTTATGGAATGGTCTACCTTATGCACGGCTCAAATGTTCCACATATAGGGCAAGGTAGCACGTGTGGTTTATTTATACGTGTAACAGGCTATTGAAAATCCATAAAATAAATATGCTTGGAACTACAATTCTCATTAAGGCACTATATAAAAGCATGAATATTTTCATGGTTAAATGCATTACATAACCATTTCACATGgatcacaccatctaaaatcacttgGTCTTGTTTGTTTACACAGAAATATTGAAGTACTTAAATCCAGAAGAAGAACTATGCAAGCAAAACTATAAGCACATGTGCACATGGCCACACATGACATTTTGTAGAAATCATCTGCTACCCAAGTTGGCCGTGTGAGGGAATCCTTGTGCAGGCACAtgaaatcatgtgaaaacatctCTAACCGTAACTTGGTGTAGTAGGGGAATCCCAGATCAAGTTAATTATAATGccttatactttatttttggtggaTCAACGGTGAAAATATCAAGGAGACGATTAACGGAAGTGTAATTATAATTTGGGTATAATTCAGAAGCCTCTAAGAAGTATCCTTCCAGTTCAAAGTTCATCGTATCACCCTTGATGAAGAAATCATGAAGGATAGAGATCTGTACATTTTCAGGGTGAGGTAGAGCTGTGATAGTTGAAGAACAAATGCAGTTAGTTGGTAGAAAATACTTATCTTTTGAATTCAAATGTTCAAAATGCACAccaaaaataagtaaccatgagATTTAAGAATAGGAATCTAAGCTAAATACTAACATCTACTGATCATAAAGCAATTGACCTTGGTCATGTAAATGATTAAATGAGTTTGCACCATTTATAAGTTGGCATCTAGCTAGAGAGGGCCATGCTACCGATCAAATAACCACTGGCGTCGACTGTAAAACTTAATTTTTCAAAAGCTTAATTATTAGTTAGATGTTTTCTTAATCATTTAATTGTGATCTGTGGAAATTAACTAATAGCTGGATATGATTATTCCATCTATGCGATTTTGGGTAAACAAATTCAATGCATGGGGGAATAGATGAAAAACTTGGATCATTTTTGTAGTGAACAAATGAAAAATTTATGTCATGAACTTGAGTGCCCCCACATATGCAAATATTAAGTGCTTTTTAAGTTGTTTAGATATTTACGGTCAACATAGGATACCTTCTCAAGCCAACCCCAACATAAGTGTGCTTTCTCATACCTTCTCAAGCCAACCCCATTTTATACGTGAAAATTTTTCATGAAGCACATTCCATTCAACATGTTCTCAATCATCAACCATCAATAAACAAGATCACTGTATGGAAGGTCTAAACGTCTGTCGAGGTGTTTCAGTTACCTGGTAACTAAAACTTTCATGATCTGACCCTGAAAGTAGAAATTTACatttaaaaagagagaaatataatcttcttctttttttatttttttatttttataaaggtGGTTGGGACCTACAATTTGACGTGTGTAAGATATAGAATCCATGTATCATGTATCGATTATGTAAGTGATGGAAAGCTAATCAGATCTTATGTAATTAAATTGGCTTATTAGTATGTAAATAGAATGAAGTCATTAGTGACttgttattataataataataataataatgaccacaataaaaaaaaatacagaaaTGATTGAACAATCTAATAATCAAAGGTCTCAGTATTTATAGTGGGACCATTGTGCCCAAAGCTGATGGGTACGAATGTGGTGAAGAGAGCCGATGAAGGTTGCGACAACATTTCGACTTCTGCGGCTATTGGCGCTTTGAATTCCTCAATGTTTAAACTTCCGATTAAGTTATGAATCTTATCTACCCACGCCCAACACTCGCCTACCTTGCCTAGACCACTACATTGACCTTTGTACATGTCGTGGGTGTAGCTCTGATTTTTTATATAGACTATATCATTTTCATAGGCAGTGAAAAGAAGAAATCACCAAGATAAAGTGTCATGTATAAGAAAAGTTTCGAACTAAGGATCTTAAAACTTTGTGATATTTCCTATGAATTGAAGTTGCTTGATCGTCTTCTAAAAGTGCTTTCTCTCAAAAGATGTACATGTTagatctttaaaataaaatactaGGTTGTAACCCATATGACACCCCAGTAGGTCCAAATAATAAATTATTTGATCATCAAGGCGAGCTATATATATACGAGGACTCGGGAAAATACCGAAGGATGGTTAACGGGCTCATATACCTCACTGTTACTCAACTAGACATCTCATCTGCAATTGAAATGGTGAATACGTTTGTGCACTAACCAATGACTTGACATTGGGAGGCCGTAGTTCATATTCTAAGATACTTAAAGGGAGCATTAGGATAAGGGATTATTTACCGACCTAAAGGACATCTTCTAGTTGAATCCTTCATTAACACAGCTAGGCAGGTTCATTGACAAATAGACGATCCACCTCCAGGTTATGTATATTTATGGGGGGAAACTAGGTGActcaaaaagagaaaagaaaagcaaaatggAGCATTAATGGTTCTTCATTGCGATAATCAGACAATGACACACATAGCCAACAACCAAGTTTTCCATGAAAAAACCAAGCACCTAGAGGTGGACTGTTACttcaatttcgtttttactatttattgtaatttttaattcgattataactcttgatcctttgagctttaggagtcatgcccaatATCAAAAAGGATTTTTAAAAtgaggagaataacgtggttaggccaaattggacacttaatatttttggccgaaaaccatgaaagagtagaaatcatgaccgtctataaatagttagtttaccatttatagtaagccacgtttttagggagtttgagttggagtttgattatgaaacttcttcctaagtttgatattattatttaaaggtttgtaatttcgtttttatcatcaatccatctagtttcgaatttattagaatttatttctatattcctattttccctcgtggatttgaggaatctctgtgaggagtgcggagaagttccgtggattcggagtagttatcactgaggaagatggtgatcgacctcatcacgtttatccctGCGGCAATATCTCATCCATATTATCAATGGATAAGACTTATATTGGTTTTCTAGGCATAACTCCACGCACCACCTCTTCTATTTGCATGGGATTTTTAAGCAAGAGTTTTCTAGGCATAACTCCACACACCACCTCTTCTACTTGCATGGGATTTTTAGGCAACAGTAGATGCCACTGACAATTGATGAATGTGGATCCATTTGGATGCATGAGATAGACGAATTAACGTTTATAGACTTTTTATATGTAGAGCATACCAAAGTCCAGGGTGCTAAGACCACCATACATTGCTTCTCAAGTGAAGCCCCAATTTCCTCCTATATATGATCTTATCACCATGGGGAAATAACATTACAGTCACATGCCCCTCCTTCCTTGAATTTTCCATTGAGgcgagagaggaaaagagagaaaatagagagaaaagaagagggaGAAGAGAGATCTGATCCCTTCCCTCTGGTTCCATCATCACTGTGGTCCATTGAGAGAACAGTTTTGGATTTCTTCTCTCTACCAGTCCTATAGTTTTGCAAGAAGAGGACTGTGAGCTCATCCCTTTTATTGGTGATAGAACAAACAGAAACTTTCTTCATCAAAGAAGGAACAACAATGAATCAGTGCAAGCTAGTGGACttataatctcaaccatccatttttcttgtttttagaaacttggtaaCATATGCATGCAAGAAAATCTATGGGTTTAAATCTGATTCGTAGAATTTTAATGTTTATGCGTCCACCTTTCAAACAGACTTCATCGTGTGAGACTTACCATGTGGCGATCCGAAATGCTATTAACCTTGTGGCAAGCATAGGAGAATACCTATTCAGGATGTCATATCTATTCCTGAGAAGTATTCTTGATGTCTGTAAGTTTTCTTAGTTATAAAAGGTTTACAGGtaacttacaggtggtgtttggataGAAAATTTCGCCTATAAGTGAGTTTCAAGCTGTAAGTCACTTCCAACATTTTGGTGCATTTGAAATCCTGAGTAAAAGAAGCGATTTCACTTGCCTGTAAATAACTCAACCTCAAATTCACTTTCAGGTGTAACTTGTTTCCAACTtcaaagttacaggcatccaaatgactccTTGGGAAGGGAGATGGCTCAGTCTGCTTTTTCCGCTAACTAAAAAGAGAATTGTAGATGAGATAGAGCTGTTCTAAAATTCTTACTCTTTGAAAGGGCCACAGCTTCTTCTTCAAAGTCCTTCCGGTCTTTTTCTCCCAAAGTGAGATCAAATCCAGCTGACTAACGATGTTTTGTGCAGGCTTGCAGTTGACAATATGATTTTGGCACCTTGGATCATTAATGGCCATGATAGTGTAGGCAGCAGTATCTTCCCCAAAATTCAGCACCGCTGAGTCAGTTTGTGCAATCATTAATTAGTAAAAATAGAATATAAAGgccattattttcaattttcaagaTCTTAATGAGAATGTTACTCTTGGAAATGTTCATTAGCTGTTGGGAAAGTATCAAGGCGATTAGTTTTGTGCCATTGGCACAAAACAATGTACATTCATGGTGAGCTTGGTGACTTGATTTAGTTTTGTGCCAATGGCATAttctggtggaccccacccagtATACAGGCTGGATATTGCATTATTTGTGCTTGATTTCCTTTTCTATACATGTTTGCCTTGATCACCTTGGCATTTCTCATTGGGAATGTTTGTAAATACCTTTTGTTTCGCCAGTGCCATAGACAAGAACATCTCTTTTCTCAAGGGGATGTAATAGAACATCAACAAAGTATGCCCCAAAGCAGTTTGCATATATGAAGGTGTACGGGATCCCAGATGCTTCAGTGGCTCCTCGTACCTTCTTCCGTTTATCGAGGACAGCTTGGAAGGGAGGGAGCGCAGATGCTCGATCGGTTTCACAACCAAATTCTGATGGGACAAACCTCTATCAGGCAATAGTCAGGAAaaaagaaatgagagggaaatatTTTAGTTTAAGTGATAAACGTAGTGAGAAATTTACAGTGCACTTGGATGCACTTAACAGATGAATTATTAGTTTAAAAAAGTGTAATTTCCTTAGAATCTTCCAAAATGGGATTATGTTTCTTTCAAGTTGGACATGGAAGATATGTAATTGGAGTTCGAaggctacttcctcattatgaatagaAAACATAATCACAGTTTTTTCTTGATTTCCTCTTGATTAATTCTAACCTAGTCCTAACCTGAACCACAATCCACTGTAAGCAATACTTGTAGTAGAAGTGTTACACCAAAACATCCAATTACAGTCTTAAGGTCAAAATTATACCATAGATGTTCGTTTTGGGTTATGGTCAGCCAGTTTAGGTCATCTGGCCTGGCCCATTGACCCAAGCTCAATCCATTTATCTAAATGGGCTCATTTTCTAGCCTTGAGCCTGAATTAAATGTAGCCCAAACCCAGCTAAGAAGCAGGTTAGGTGACGTGGGACAATTagccactttctctaaaagctcgaactgatagagcatggcgaatcaatcacTTTATCTCgtagcccaggccctacatctcatgggttaggaatTCGGCCAACCCCCCCTCGTgtgccccacatcacatgggtaccacctcacataaGTCATTCACTTCACACGGGTGAGACCTGACTCCCACatgccgcccaccccgagtgtgcccttgtatCCCGTAGGCAactccactcgagcccaatgtgaaaatacTCTTGCATTATTGGGCCATGGGTTGACCCAACCTTGCCATAAGAGGTAATCCACAACAAATGTGCCAACATGGAACAACATGGCAACAAAATCAAAGCCTGTTGCCCATAGTTTCATGTGCCTAGTTCCAAAagtcaggccagtccactcattagaTGATCTGTACGCAGGCGAAAGATGTAACAGCAAGAGTCAAGTTAAGGGTGGGGGGGTTCATGATTTAATGACTGGGCGTGATATTGCCAACACGTGACATATTCACATGTGTTGCCTcttaaaaatctcattgtttgccCATGTAGCTCTCTAGACATCATGAGTTACCTTAATGTTACCAGCCTCCTTGATGGCATCTATGATTTTAAGTTGTTCTTCATGCTGAGGAATTGCAAGCGCAGAGATCACGATATCTACTTCTTGAATCACAGAGACAAGCTTATCGTGCTCATCCAAATATCCCTATTCCAGAAAAAAACAGACGAACAAAAAGTTCTTAGagaaaatatgatggaaaaactAAATAACATACATATGGGTATGTCAACATCGAATGGTAGATATAGCTTAAAGGTATTTCTTCTAGGGTGCGTTTGGCTGCAGCAAATATCACGAAAGTTCAGGATACCATGCACAAATTAGACTATATAATCattgaaaatatcatgaaatctcaTAATATTCGGTgaaaccaaatgcacccttgaaCAGTTTCCATACAGGTACAAGTCATTATTTGAATTCCTCTTAACCTGAAAATTGTGCTCTTGGCACATATGATCAGTTAGTCCAGTTCTCTACGGtgcttgtagaataagcttattccacaACGTTGTGTATTGGTCCCACTTTGGTGTGTGTATCCTACACTCCACCCATCAAGTGTACCTGATCTTTAGTCTGCGTCACCGACATCAGGCCGTTTGGGTGG
Protein-coding regions in this window:
- the LOC131234534 gene encoding isoeugenol synthase 1-like, with the protein product MGVKVFQGYLDEHDKLVSVIQEVDIVISALAIPQHEEQLKIIDAIKEAGNIKRFVPSEFGCETDRASALPPFQAVLDKRKKVRGATEASGIPYTFIYANCFGAYFVDVLLHPLEKRDVLVYGTGETKGIYKHSQ